The Pleurodeles waltl isolate 20211129_DDA chromosome 6, aPleWal1.hap1.20221129, whole genome shotgun sequence genome has a segment encoding these proteins:
- the OAT gene encoding ornithine aminotransferase, mitochondrial, translating into MFSKLVQRRAVGALYRSVHTSVTSATMAANQKPLEEPLTSDYVFDREAKYGAHNYHPLPVALEKGKGVHVWDVEGRRYFDFLSAYSAVNQGHCHPKILNALKSQAEKLTLTSRAFYNDALGEYEEYITKLFGYDKVLPMNTGVEGGETACKLARKWAYTVKGIPKYKAKIIFAAGNFWGRTLSAISSSTDPSSYDGFGPFMPGFEIIPYNDLPALERALQDPHVAAFMVEPIQGEAGVVVPDEGYLTGVRDLCTAHNVLFIADEVQTGLCRTGKMLAVDHENVHPDIVILGKALSGGFYPVSAVLCNDEIMLTIKPGEHGSTYGGNPLACRVGVAALEVLEEEKLSENAERMGDLLRAELMKTPSDIVTCVRGRGLLNAIVIKETKDYDAWKVCLRLRDNGLLAKPTHGDIIRLAPPLVINEDEIRECADIIHKTLLSF; encoded by the exons ATGTTCTCCAAACTTGTTCAGCGGCGGGCTGTTGGAGCCCTATATCGCAGTGTCCACACCTCTGTGACCTCGGCAACCATGGCGGCAAATCAGAAACCCCTGGAAGAGCCTCTCACCTCAGACTATGTATTTGATCGGGAAGCAAAATATGGGGCCCACAACTACCACCCACTGCCTGTGGCCCTTGAAAAAGGAAAAG GTGTCCATGTGTGGGATGTGGAAGGGCGGAGGTATTTCGATTTCCTGAGTGCATACAGTGCTGTGAATCAGGGCCACTGCCATCCAAAGATCCTAAATGCACTGAAATCCCAAGCAGAGAAGCTGACACTCACGTCGCGTGCGTTCTACAATGACGCTCTCGGAGAGTATGAAGAGTACATCACGAAGCTCTTTGGCTATGACAAAGTGCTGCCAATGAATACAG GTGTAGAAGGCGGCGAGACAGCCTGCAAACTGGCAAGAAAGTGGGCATACACAGTGAAGGGGATTCCAAAGTACAAGGCCAAGATCATCTTTGCAG CTGGCAACTTCTGGGGTAGAACTCTCTCTGCCATTTCTAGCTCCACAGATCCTTCCAGCTATGATGGATTTGGACCATTTATGCCAGGATTTGAAATCATCCCATACAACGACCTCCCGGCCTTGGAG CGTGCTCTGCAGGACCCTCACGTGGCAGCTTTCATGGTGGAACCCATACAGGGAGAGGCTGGCGTAGTCGTTCCAGATGAAGGGTACTTGACTGGTGTGCGCGATCTGTGCACAGCACACAAT GTTCTGTTTATCGCAGATGAGGTACAGACTGGATTATGTAGGACCGGGAAGATGCTGGCGGTGGACCATGAAAACGTTCATCCTGACATTGTGATCTTGGGCAAAGCACTGTCTGGAGGGTTTTATCCT GTGTCAGCAGTACTGTGCAATGATGAAATCATGCTAACCATCAAACCTGGGGAACATGGATCCACATATGGAGGCAATCCGCTGGCGTGCCGCGTGGGCGTAGCTGCTCTGGAG GTTCTAGAAGAGGAGAAACTTTCTGAAAATGCAGAAAGAATGGGAGACTTGCTGAGAGCAGAGCTCATGAAGACTCCCTCTGATATTGTGACATGCGTGAGAGGAAGAGGGCTACTGAATGCAATAGTGATCAAAGAAACAAAAG ACTACGATGCATGGAAAGTATGTCTGCGGCTGCGTGACAACGGACTTCTGGCCAAGCCTACACATGGGGACATCATCCGCCTGGCACCACCCCTCGTAATCAACGAAGATGAAATTCGGGAGTGTGCGGACATTATTCATAAAACTCTACTCTCATTCTGA